Proteins encoded in a region of the Variovorax sp. PAMC 28711 genome:
- a CDS encoding GNAT family N-acetyltransferase, with product MTTIRPSREDDLAAITAIYAHHVLHGTGTFETEPPTLADMTARRADVLSKDLPYLVAEQDGEVLGFAYCNWFKPRPAYRYSAEDSIYLAEAARGQGLGTKLLAALTQAAEAVGVRKLIAVIGDSANVGSVGVHRAQGFSHVGILKDCGWKFGQWRDVVLMDKVIGQGSDTAPE from the coding sequence ATGACCACCATTCGTCCCAGTCGCGAAGACGACCTCGCCGCCATCACCGCGATCTATGCGCATCACGTGCTGCACGGCACCGGCACCTTCGAAACCGAGCCGCCAACGCTGGCCGACATGACCGCACGCCGGGCCGATGTGCTGTCGAAAGACCTGCCCTATCTCGTGGCGGAACAAGACGGTGAAGTGCTCGGCTTCGCCTACTGCAACTGGTTCAAGCCACGGCCGGCCTACCGCTACTCGGCCGAAGACTCCATCTACCTGGCGGAGGCCGCACGCGGCCAAGGGCTGGGCACGAAGCTGCTCGCCGCGTTGACGCAAGCGGCTGAAGCCGTCGGCGTGCGCAAGCTCATCGCCGTCATCGGCGACTCTGCCAACGTCGGCTCCGTCGGCGTGCATCGCGCGCAGGGTTTTTCGCACGTGGGCATCCTGAAAGACTGCGGCTGGAAGTTCGGCCAGTGGCGCGATGTCGTGCTCATGGACAAGGTGATTGGTCAGGGAAGCGATACCGCGCCGGAGTAA
- the rpsP gene encoding 30S ribosomal protein S16: MVVIRLSRGGSKGRPFFNIVVSDKRVRRDGRFIERLGFYNPTAKENEESIRIAQDRLTYWKSVGAQASPTVVRLIKQAAAAAPKAAA, encoded by the coding sequence ATGGTCGTCATTCGACTCTCCCGCGGCGGCTCCAAAGGTCGTCCGTTTTTCAACATCGTCGTGTCGGACAAGCGGGTTCGCCGTGATGGCCGCTTCATCGAGCGTCTGGGTTTCTACAACCCGACCGCCAAGGAAAATGAAGAAAGCATTCGCATTGCCCAGGATCGCCTGACCTACTGGAAGAGCGTGGGCGCCCAAGCCTCGCCGACCGTGGTTCGCCTGATCAAGCAAGCCGCTGCCGCGGCTCCGAAGGCAGCGGCCTAA
- the rimM gene encoding ribosome maturation factor RimM (Essential for efficient processing of 16S rRNA) has product MLPTLEAAALPADAIEVGRIANAWGIKGWFKVLPHSAQPEALFSSKRWFLQPPGGGTGTFRLAIREAKEHSDWVVATSDDVPDRNAAEALRGARVFVPRSSFPTAGTDEYYWVDLIGLEVVNREGVALGAVRELLAAGPQTTLVLDAQRDGEAIERLIPFVSAFVDGVDLAGRTITVDWQPDY; this is encoded by the coding sequence ATGTTGCCCACGCTCGAAGCCGCCGCACTGCCGGCGGATGCGATCGAGGTGGGGCGCATCGCCAATGCATGGGGCATCAAGGGCTGGTTCAAGGTCCTTCCCCACAGCGCCCAACCCGAGGCGCTCTTCTCATCCAAACGTTGGTTTTTGCAGCCTCCCGGCGGCGGAACCGGCACGTTCCGGCTCGCGATCCGCGAAGCCAAGGAACATTCGGACTGGGTCGTGGCCACATCCGACGATGTGCCCGATCGCAATGCGGCCGAAGCACTTCGTGGCGCGCGGGTGTTCGTGCCCCGCTCGAGCTTTCCGACCGCGGGCACCGACGAGTACTACTGGGTCGACCTGATCGGCCTCGAAGTGGTGAACCGCGAAGGCGTCGCGCTGGGTGCGGTGCGCGAACTGCTCGCCGCCGGCCCGCAGACCACGCTCGTGCTCGACGCGCAGCGCGACGGCGAGGCGATCGAGCGGTTGATTCCTTTCGTCTCTGCCTTCGTCGACGGCGTCGATCTGGCCGGCCGGACGATCACGGTCGACTGGCAGCCCGACTACTGA
- the trmD gene encoding tRNA (guanosine(37)-N1)-methyltransferase TrmD: MRFDVVTLFPELFAPFLTSGVTRRAYESRQVEVVLWNPRDHAQGNYKRVDDRPFGGGPGMVMLAEPLSACLDAVHAARADERLAPVVLFSPIGDVLRHAAVEQWSASAGAVLVCGRYEGIDQRFIDSRITHQISLGDFVLSGGEIAAMALLDAVARLQPGVLGDEASHVQDSFNPALDGLLDCPHYTRPEQWNGQGVPAPLLSGHHVQIERWRRDQRLAMTAERRPELIAAARQAGRLSPADEAALKKKL, from the coding sequence ATGCGCTTCGACGTCGTCACCCTGTTTCCCGAGTTGTTCGCACCGTTCCTGACGAGCGGCGTGACGCGGCGCGCCTACGAATCAAGGCAGGTCGAGGTCGTGCTGTGGAACCCGCGCGACCACGCTCAGGGAAACTACAAGCGCGTCGATGACCGTCCGTTCGGGGGCGGGCCGGGCATGGTCATGCTGGCGGAGCCGTTGTCCGCCTGCCTCGATGCCGTACATGCGGCGCGAGCCGACGAGCGCCTGGCGCCGGTCGTGCTGTTCTCGCCGATCGGTGACGTCCTGCGGCATGCAGCTGTCGAGCAGTGGTCGGCCAGCGCAGGCGCGGTATTGGTCTGCGGGCGCTACGAAGGCATCGACCAGCGCTTCATCGACTCGCGCATCACCCACCAGATCAGCCTGGGTGATTTTGTGCTGTCGGGTGGCGAGATCGCGGCAATGGCCCTGCTCGACGCCGTGGCCCGGCTGCAGCCGGGCGTGCTCGGCGACGAAGCCAGCCATGTGCAGGACAGCTTCAATCCGGCGCTCGACGGCCTGCTGGATTGCCCGCACTACACGCGGCCCGAGCAATGGAACGGGCAAGGTGTGCCGGCGCCGTTGCTGTCGGGCCACCATGTGCAGATCGAGCGCTGGCGCCGCGACCAGCGCCTCGCCATGACCGCCGAACGCCGCCCGGAACTCATCGCTGCCGCGCGCCAGGCAGGCCGGCTCAGCCCGGCCGACGAAGCAGCGCTCAAGAAAAAGCTATAA
- the rplS gene encoding 50S ribosomal protein L19, which yields MNLIETLEQEEIARLNKKIPSFMPGDTVIVSVNVVEGTRKRVQAYEGVVIAKRNRGLNSGFIVRKISSGEGVERTFQTYSPLIAGIEVKRRGDVRRAKLYYLRERSGRSARIKEKLQLRGSKSAAPAADAQ from the coding sequence ATGAACCTCATTGAAACCCTCGAGCAGGAAGAAATCGCCCGGCTCAACAAGAAGATTCCGTCTTTCATGCCCGGTGACACGGTCATCGTCAGCGTGAACGTCGTCGAAGGCACCCGCAAGCGCGTGCAGGCCTATGAAGGCGTGGTGATTGCCAAGCGCAATCGCGGCCTCAACAGCGGCTTCATCGTTCGCAAGATCTCCAGCGGCGAAGGCGTGGAACGCACGTTCCAGACCTACAGCCCGTTGATCGCCGGCATCGAAGTCAAGCGCCGCGGCGATGTCCGTCGCGCCAAGCTGTACTACCTGCGTGAACGCAGCGGTCGTTCGGCACGCATCAAGGAAAAGCTGCAGCTCAGGGGCTCCAAGAGCGCCGCACCTGCAGCGGACGCACAGTAA
- a CDS encoding CoA pyrophosphatase: MTQDSVEPINAAPFAPLPSFDPRTVPVTAVDSDLPAVPATQLTPAALRARFAAPPPWEPEIWREPRFADRVPAQASVLVPIVMRDEPSVILTQRTTNLSTHSGQVAFPGGRVDPEDINVAAAALREAWEEVGLESRFVDILGSLPTYTTGTSFIITPVVALVRPGFVLTNNPYEVAESFEVPLAFLMNPANHRRHVMEWEASDGQHERREWFSMPYQDGKHERFVWGATAGMLRNLYRFLSA; the protein is encoded by the coding sequence ATGACCCAGGATTCCGTCGAACCGATCAATGCAGCGCCTTTTGCGCCGTTGCCGTCGTTCGATCCGCGCACGGTGCCGGTCACCGCGGTCGACAGCGATCTGCCGGCGGTGCCGGCAACGCAGCTCACGCCGGCCGCTTTGCGTGCGCGCTTCGCCGCACCACCGCCCTGGGAGCCCGAGATCTGGCGCGAGCCGCGCTTTGCCGATCGCGTGCCGGCGCAGGCGTCGGTGTTGGTGCCGATCGTCATGCGCGACGAACCCAGCGTCATCCTGACGCAGCGCACCACGAACCTGTCGACCCATTCCGGTCAGGTGGCGTTTCCGGGCGGGCGAGTCGACCCTGAAGACATCAACGTCGCCGCGGCTGCGCTGCGCGAGGCATGGGAAGAAGTAGGACTCGAGTCGCGCTTCGTCGACATCCTCGGCAGCCTGCCGACTTACACGACGGGCACGTCTTTCATCATCACGCCCGTCGTTGCGCTGGTGCGGCCCGGGTTCGTGCTGACGAACAACCCCTATGAAGTCGCCGAATCGTTCGAGGTGCCGCTCGCGTTTCTCATGAATCCCGCAAACCACCGGCGCCACGTGATGGAGTGGGAGGCGAGCGATGGCCAGCATGAGCGCCGCGAGTGGTTTTCCATGCCGTACCAGGACGGCAAGCACGAGCGCTTCGTGTGGGGCGCGACGGCCGGGATGTTGCGCAACCTGTATCGTTTCCTGAGCGCCTGA
- a CDS encoding CobD/CbiB family protein, which produces MSFFAILCALLIEQVRPLAYHNPVYGGVLAWTRWTSRNLDAGKSHHGWIAWALAVFLPTGLALGVHWLLVLTLGLPFAVLWSIAVLYTTLGFRQFSHYFTDIRDALDVGDEPLARSLLAHWQRVEALDLPRSEIVRQVIEHSVIAAHRHVFGVLAWFSILAALGLGPAGAVFYRMSEFVSRYWAHKNGAAVQPSSVWVQQAAARAWHVIDWLPARITALGFAVVGSFEDAIDCWRNDAKRFPDLNDGVILAATSGAVNVRLGGGALSPAPFADPLARAQAGESVVDDRGADSGSTPGREPEPAHLRSVVGLVWRSVVMWMVLLALLTLARLLG; this is translated from the coding sequence ATGAGCTTCTTTGCCATCTTGTGCGCGTTGCTGATCGAGCAGGTGCGCCCTCTCGCGTACCACAACCCCGTCTACGGCGGCGTGCTTGCGTGGACGCGCTGGACCAGCCGCAATCTCGATGCCGGCAAGTCGCACCATGGATGGATCGCATGGGCACTTGCGGTGTTCCTGCCCACCGGGCTGGCGCTGGGCGTGCACTGGCTGCTGGTGCTCACGTTGGGCTTGCCGTTCGCGGTGCTCTGGAGCATCGCCGTGCTCTACACGACGCTCGGCTTTCGTCAGTTCAGCCACTACTTCACCGACATCCGCGATGCACTCGACGTGGGCGACGAGCCGCTGGCGCGCTCGTTGCTCGCGCACTGGCAACGGGTCGAGGCGCTCGACCTGCCGCGCAGCGAGATCGTGCGCCAGGTCATCGAGCATTCGGTGATCGCTGCGCACCGTCACGTCTTCGGCGTGCTGGCGTGGTTCTCGATCCTGGCGGCGCTCGGACTCGGCCCGGCCGGCGCGGTGTTCTATCGCATGAGTGAATTTGTCTCGCGCTATTGGGCCCACAAGAACGGCGCGGCCGTGCAGCCATCGAGCGTCTGGGTACAGCAGGCAGCGGCCCGGGCTTGGCACGTGATCGACTGGCTTCCGGCGCGCATCACAGCACTGGGCTTTGCGGTGGTCGGCAGTTTCGAAGACGCGATCGACTGCTGGCGCAACGACGCCAAGCGCTTTCCGGACCTGAACGATGGCGTGATCCTGGCCGCCACTTCCGGTGCGGTGAACGTGCGCCTCGGCGGCGGCGCGTTGAGTCCAGCGCCGTTCGCCGACCCGCTCGCGCGCGCACAGGCCGGTGAGTCGGTTGTCGACGATCGCGGCGCCGACAGCGGCAGCACGCCGGGGCGGGAGCCCGAGCCTGCGCACCTGCGCAGCGTAGTCGGTCTCGTGTGGCGTTCGGTCGTGATGTGGATGGTGCTGCTGGCGCTGCTCACGTTGGCCCGGCTGCTGGGATGA
- the hisC gene encoding histidinol-phosphate transaminase, which yields MTTGPSFWSPRIATLAPYVPGEQPRIADLVKLNTNENPYPPSPRAIDAIQQAAANGLERYPDPTSLALREAIAARHGLQVDQVFVGNGSDEVLAHAFFAFFQQAEPLLFPDVTYSFYNVYAQLYGIDCALQPVDDGLCIDIDALAARARQGCGGVVIANPNAPTGIGLPLADIERLLAACPQRVVLVDEAYVDFGGESALPLIARHPNLLVVQTLSKSRSLAGLRVGFACGHALLVDALIRVKDSFNSYPLDRLASAGAVAALEDEAWFRQTRDAVVHTREGLVLSLEDLGFDVLASRANFVFARHPAHDAAGLASALRERAVLVRHFRQPRIAQYLRISIGTREQCGALVSALTEILGA from the coding sequence ATGACGACTGGCCCGTCGTTCTGGAGCCCGCGCATCGCGACGCTCGCACCCTATGTGCCGGGCGAGCAGCCGCGCATCGCGGACCTCGTCAAGCTCAACACCAACGAGAACCCCTACCCGCCGTCGCCGCGCGCGATCGACGCGATCCAGCAGGCGGCTGCCAACGGGCTGGAGCGCTACCCCGATCCCACGTCGTTGGCGCTGCGTGAAGCCATCGCGGCACGGCACGGTCTGCAGGTCGATCAGGTGTTCGTGGGCAACGGCTCCGACGAGGTTCTGGCGCATGCATTCTTTGCGTTCTTTCAGCAAGCCGAGCCGCTGCTTTTCCCGGACGTCACCTACAGCTTCTACAACGTGTATGCGCAGCTTTACGGCATCGACTGCGCATTGCAGCCGGTTGACGACGGCCTGTGCATTGACATCGACGCGCTGGCCGCGCGCGCACGACAAGGTTGCGGCGGCGTGGTGATCGCCAACCCCAACGCGCCGACCGGCATCGGTCTTCCGCTCGCCGACATTGAACGGCTGTTGGCAGCGTGCCCGCAGCGTGTGGTGCTGGTCGACGAGGCCTATGTGGATTTTGGTGGCGAGAGCGCGCTGCCACTGATCGCCAGACACCCCAATCTGCTCGTGGTGCAGACTCTGTCGAAATCGCGCTCGCTCGCGGGTCTGCGCGTGGGCTTTGCGTGCGGCCACGCGCTGCTGGTCGATGCGCTCATCCGCGTGAAGGACAGCTTCAATTCGTATCCACTCGACCGCCTCGCCAGCGCCGGCGCCGTGGCCGCGCTGGAAGACGAGGCGTGGTTCCGGCAAACACGCGATGCGGTCGTCCACACACGCGAAGGCCTGGTGCTGTCGCTGGAAGATCTGGGCTTCGACGTGCTTGCGTCGCGGGCCAACTTCGTCTTCGCGCGACATCCGGCGCACGACGCTGCCGGGCTGGCGTCGGCGCTGCGCGAACGGGCGGTGCTGGTGCGGCATTTCAGGCAACCGCGCATCGCGCAGTATTTGCGCATCAGCATCGGCACGCGCGAGCAATGCGGCGCACTGGTGAGTGCCCTGACGGAAATCCTCGGCGCCTGA
- the rsgA gene encoding ribosome small subunit-dependent GTPase A: MAKPHRAPAANAGAATAAQRDGLVIASHGRHCLVETPEGERLICHPRGKKSQAVVGDRVKWQATEDEGTIEKVEPRRNLFYRQDEIRTKSFAANLDHVLILIAAEPEFSEHQLARALIAAEAERITPIIALNKSDLVGPFERAWTKLAPYRRMHHGVLPLSLKASGDVDRASLLKLLAGKSTLVLGPSGAGKSTLINLLVPGATALTNEISYALNSGKHTTTSTTWYWVDAERTTGLIDSPGFQEFGLHHIAPTQLAGLMPDIAEHANDCKFYNCTHLHEPGCGVIANVETPSRPGAISATRYRIYGELFAELSQSRY; this comes from the coding sequence TTGGCTAAGCCGCACCGCGCCCCCGCTGCCAACGCGGGCGCCGCGACCGCGGCCCAGCGCGATGGCCTCGTCATCGCCAGTCACGGCCGTCACTGTCTCGTCGAAACCCCCGAGGGCGAGCGCCTCATCTGCCATCCGCGCGGCAAGAAAAGCCAGGCCGTGGTCGGCGACCGCGTGAAATGGCAGGCCACCGAAGACGAAGGCACGATCGAGAAGGTCGAGCCGCGGCGAAATCTTTTTTACCGGCAGGACGAGATCCGCACCAAGTCGTTCGCGGCCAACCTCGACCATGTGTTGATCCTCATCGCGGCGGAGCCCGAATTCTCCGAACACCAGCTCGCGCGCGCGCTGATCGCGGCGGAGGCGGAACGCATCACACCGATCATCGCGCTCAACAAGAGCGACCTTGTCGGCCCTTTCGAGCGCGCATGGACCAAGCTCGCGCCCTACCGCCGCATGCACCACGGCGTCCTGCCGTTGTCGCTGAAGGCATCGGGCGACGTCGACCGGGCATCGCTCTTGAAACTTCTTGCGGGCAAAAGCACGCTGGTGCTCGGGCCTTCGGGCGCCGGCAAGAGCACCCTGATCAACCTGCTGGTGCCCGGCGCGACCGCCCTCACCAACGAAATCTCCTATGCGCTCAATTCCGGCAAGCACACCACGACCAGCACGACCTGGTATTGGGTGGACGCCGAGCGCACCACCGGCCTCATCGACTCGCCGGGCTTCCAGGAGTTCGGCCTGCACCACATCGCGCCGACACAACTGGCCGGCCTGATGCCCGACATCGCCGAGCACGCGAACGACTGCAAGTTCTACAACTGCACGCACCTGCACGAACCGGGCTGCGGCGTGATCGCCAACGTCGAAACCCCGTCCAGGCCAGGCGCCATCAGCGCCACGCGCTACAGGATCTACGGCGAATTGTTCGCCGAGCTGAGCCAGTCGCGCTATTGA
- a CDS encoding 4a-hydroxytetrahydrobiopterin dehydratase, with the protein MTSMLKPKDWKTLPRRVATATEVVAGLAQLDGWKLTGDGANVAIEKTFTFTNYFETIAFVNALAFVAHTQDHHPDLSVHYNRCMVRFNTHDVGGLSATDFECARQADALLSTAAA; encoded by the coding sequence ATGACCAGCATGCTCAAGCCCAAGGACTGGAAGACCCTGCCGCGCCGCGTTGCAACGGCCACCGAAGTGGTCGCCGGCCTGGCGCAACTCGACGGCTGGAAGCTCACCGGCGACGGCGCCAATGTGGCGATCGAAAAAACATTCACCTTCACGAACTACTTCGAGACGATTGCGTTCGTGAATGCGCTGGCCTTCGTCGCGCACACGCAAGACCATCACCCCGATTTGTCGGTGCATTACAACCGCTGCATGGTGCGATTCAACACGCACGATGTCGGCGGACTTTCCGCCACCGACTTCGAATGCGCGCGCCAGGCGGACGCGTTGCTGTCGACGGCCGCCGCATGA
- a CDS encoding M48 family metallopeptidase: MTPSLLFTSVFAAALVVGLLVKFWLASRQVRHVAAHRDAVPAAFAQTITLAAHQKAASYTVAKARFGLIEMAWGAAVLLAWTLLGGLDLLNKLLLAAMGGGMVQQLVLLVAFVAIGSVLELPFSLWQTFRLEERFGFNKMTFRLWLIDTLKSTLIGAVIGLPIAALILWLMGAAGTLWWLWAWAAWMGFNLLLMLVYPSFIAPLFNKFKPLDDPTLKARVTALMNRCGFAAKGLFVMDGSTRSAHANAYFTGFGASKRVVFYDTLLRQLNADEVEAVLAHELGHFKHRHIVKRLVAMFALSLAGFALLGWVSLQTWFYTGLGVAPNMAAPNNALALLLFMLAVPVFAFFVAPLPARLSRKHEFEADAYAVAQTSGADLSAALLKLYQDNASTLTPDPLFVKFYYSHPPASERLARMATA, from the coding sequence ATGACCCCATCACTTCTCTTCACGTCCGTCTTCGCGGCTGCACTCGTCGTCGGCCTGCTCGTGAAGTTCTGGCTCGCGTCGCGCCAGGTGCGTCATGTGGCGGCACATCGCGACGCCGTGCCGGCAGCATTCGCGCAGACCATCACGTTGGCTGCGCACCAGAAGGCCGCCAGCTACACGGTGGCCAAGGCGCGTTTCGGACTGATCGAAATGGCGTGGGGCGCAGCTGTACTGCTCGCCTGGACGCTGCTCGGCGGTCTCGATCTCCTGAACAAATTACTGCTCGCGGCCATGGGCGGCGGCATGGTGCAACAGCTCGTGCTGCTCGTTGCCTTCGTGGCGATCGGCAGCGTGCTCGAACTTCCCTTCTCGCTCTGGCAGACCTTTCGTCTCGAAGAACGTTTCGGCTTCAACAAAATGACTTTTCGGCTGTGGCTGATCGACACCCTGAAGTCGACGCTGATCGGCGCGGTGATCGGCCTACCGATCGCCGCGCTCATCCTGTGGCTGATGGGCGCGGCCGGGACGCTGTGGTGGCTTTGGGCGTGGGCGGCGTGGATGGGGTTCAACCTCCTGCTCATGCTGGTCTACCCGAGCTTCATCGCGCCGCTGTTCAACAAGTTCAAGCCGCTCGACGACCCGACGCTCAAGGCGCGCGTGACGGCCCTCATGAATCGCTGCGGCTTTGCGGCCAAGGGCTTGTTCGTGATGGACGGGAGCACCCGCAGCGCACACGCCAACGCGTATTTCACCGGCTTTGGCGCCAGCAAGCGCGTCGTTTTCTACGACACCCTGTTGCGTCAATTGAATGCAGACGAAGTGGAGGCGGTGCTGGCTCACGAGTTGGGGCACTTCAAGCATCGCCACATCGTCAAACGCCTCGTGGCCATGTTCGCGCTGAGCCTCGCAGGCTTCGCACTTCTCGGCTGGGTGTCTTTGCAGACGTGGTTCTATACGGGCCTCGGCGTGGCACCCAACATGGCCGCGCCAAACAATGCGCTGGCGCTGCTGCTCTTCATGCTCGCCGTGCCGGTGTTCGCTTTCTTCGTCGCACCGTTGCCCGCGCGCCTGTCGCGCAAGCACGAGTTCGAAGCCGACGCCTACGCCGTTGCGCAGACCAGCGGCGCCGATCTCTCGGCGGCTTTGCTGAAGCTCTACCAGGACAACGCTTCGACGCTCACGCCCGATCCGTTGTTCGTCAAGTTCTACTACTCCCACCCGCCGGCCTCCGAGCGCCTCGCGCGCATGGCCACAGCCTGA
- the orn gene encoding oligoribonuclease gives MPESNDPTSPAATVTLKKSDLNLVWLDCEMSGLDPEKERLLEIAVVVTGPDLSPRIEGPVLVIHQSDEVLEAMDAWNKGTHGRSGLIDKVKASTLDEATAEKQLIEFISRYIPKTSSPMCGNTIGQDRRFLVKYMPKLEGYFHYRNLDVSTLKELAKRWKPSAYSSFKKQQAHTALADVHESIEELAHYRTTFLRLVD, from the coding sequence ATGCCTGAATCCAATGATCCGACCTCTCCCGCCGCCACTGTCACGCTCAAGAAAAGCGATCTGAACCTTGTCTGGCTCGACTGCGAAATGAGCGGGCTCGACCCCGAGAAAGAACGCCTGCTCGAGATCGCCGTCGTGGTCACCGGACCGGATCTTTCGCCGCGTATCGAAGGTCCGGTGCTCGTCATTCACCAGAGCGACGAGGTGCTGGAAGCAATGGATGCCTGGAACAAGGGCACGCATGGCCGCAGCGGGCTCATCGACAAGGTGAAGGCGTCGACGCTGGACGAAGCGACGGCGGAAAAGCAACTGATCGAATTCATCTCGCGCTACATCCCGAAGACGAGCTCGCCGATGTGCGGCAACACGATTGGTCAGGATCGCCGTTTCCTGGTGAAGTACATGCCGAAGCTGGAGGGATATTTCCACTACCGGAACCTCGACGTGAGCACGCTCAAGGAACTCGCCAAGCGCTGGAAGCCGTCGGCCTACAGCAGCTTCAAGAAGCAGCAGGCGCACACGGCGCTGGCCGATGTGCACGAGTCGATCGAAGAGCTCGCCCACTACCGCACGACATTTCTGCGTCTTGTCGATTGA
- a CDS encoding DEAD/DEAH box helicase has protein sequence MTDAFEAQGEFAPVQSNEFSATPDVASEVFILETLEAVEPAVEAPVLPNGFVRLGLAPELVAATTDLGFTQPTTVQDKVIPLAMGGNVDQNGAARFVDLMVSSQTGSGKTAAFLLPVLHTLLKRQADAEAAAKEEFQRLSDEALARGEAPLKKAKRKDPTNNRNFKAATPGALVLCPTRELAQQVAHDAIELVKHCRGLRIANVVGGMPYQLQIAKLQNADLVVATPGRLLDLQRSMQIKLDQVKFLVVDEADRMLDLGFSDDLAEVNQLTSGRQQTMMFSATFAPRIQQLAQRVMREPQRITIDSPQEKHANIKQVLFWADNSQHKRKLLDHWLRDTTINQAIVFASTQIECDGLAADLQQSGFSAVALHGALSQGLRNRRLMALRQGQVQILVATDVAARGIDVPTITHVFNFGLPMKAEDYTHRIGRTGRAGRDGLAITFAEFRDRRRIMDIEQFTRQQFKSETIPGLEPQQRMPQSRPPQGDFRGRNDGPPRDRKFGGGANHRAPSGGYAGASGFNDRAPRGPAGPGARPHHAGGGHNAGFGAGARDDGGGFGRKPGWGDSAARGGAAPRHNDGFAPRGNGAGHGGAGKVFVPRDAAKRPSKPTR, from the coding sequence ATGACCGACGCTTTTGAAGCGCAGGGCGAATTCGCGCCTGTGCAATCTAATGAATTTTCCGCCACTCCCGACGTCGCGTCGGAGGTGTTCATTCTCGAAACCCTCGAGGCCGTGGAACCTGCTGTCGAAGCCCCGGTGCTGCCGAACGGCTTCGTGCGTCTGGGCCTTGCGCCGGAACTGGTCGCCGCCACCACCGACCTCGGCTTCACCCAGCCGACCACCGTGCAAGACAAGGTCATTCCGCTGGCCATGGGTGGCAATGTCGATCAGAACGGCGCTGCCCGCTTTGTAGACCTGATGGTGTCGAGCCAGACCGGCAGCGGCAAGACCGCCGCCTTCCTGCTGCCTGTGCTGCACACGCTGCTCAAGCGCCAGGCCGATGCCGAAGCCGCTGCCAAGGAAGAGTTTCAGCGCCTTTCCGACGAAGCCCTTGCCCGTGGCGAAGCGCCGCTCAAGAAGGCCAAGCGCAAGGACCCGACCAACAATCGCAACTTCAAGGCCGCCACGCCCGGCGCCCTGGTGCTGTGCCCGACGCGCGAACTCGCGCAGCAGGTCGCACACGATGCGATCGAACTGGTGAAGCATTGCCGCGGCCTGCGCATCGCCAACGTGGTGGGCGGCATGCCTTACCAGTTGCAGATCGCCAAGCTGCAGAACGCCGACCTCGTGGTCGCGACGCCCGGCCGTTTGCTCGACCTGCAGCGCTCGATGCAAATCAAGCTCGACCAGGTCAAGTTCCTCGTGGTCGACGAAGCCGACCGCATGCTCGACCTCGGCTTCTCCGACGATCTGGCCGAAGTGAACCAGCTCACGAGCGGGCGTCAGCAAACCATGATGTTCAGCGCGACTTTCGCGCCGCGCATCCAGCAGCTGGCCCAGCGCGTGATGCGTGAACCGCAGCGCATCACCATCGACAGCCCGCAAGAAAAGCACGCCAACATCAAGCAAGTCCTGTTCTGGGCCGATAACAGCCAGCACAAGCGCAAGCTGCTCGACCACTGGCTGCGTGACACCACCATCAACCAGGCCATCGTGTTCGCGAGCACGCAGATCGAATGCGACGGCCTGGCGGCCGACCTGCAGCAAAGCGGCTTCAGCGCCGTTGCACTGCACGGTGCTTTGAGCCAGGGTCTGCGCAACCGTCGCCTGATGGCATTGCGCCAAGGCCAGGTCCAGATTCTTGTGGCGACCGACGTTGCCGCACGCGGCATCGACGTGCCGACCATCACGCACGTCTTCAACTTCGGCTTGCCGATGAAGGCCGAGGACTACACCCACCGCATCGGTCGCACCGGTCGTGCGGGTCGTGACGGTCTCGCGATCACGTTCGCCGAGTTCCGCGATCGCCGCCGAATCATGGACATCGAGCAGTTCACGCGCCAGCAGTTCAAGTCGGAAACCATCCCCGGCCTGGAACCGCAGCAACGCATGCCGCAATCGCGCCCCCCGCAAGGCGACTTCCGTGGCCGCAACGACGGTCCTCCGCGTGATCGCAAGTTCGGTGGCGGTGCCAACCATCGCGCACCGTCGGGTGGCTATGCCGGCGCATCGGGCTTCAACGACCGCGCACCGCGCGGTCCGGCTGGCCCGGGTGCGCGCCCGCACCATGCGGGCGGCGGTCACAACGCCGGCTTCGGTGCCGGCGCACGGGACGACGGTGGTGGCTTCGGCCGCAAGCCGGGTTGGGGCGACAGCGCCGCACGCGGTGGCGCTGCGCCCCGCCACAACGACGGCTTTGCACCGCGCGGCAATGGCGCAGGCCATGGCGGCGCCGGCAAGGTGTTCGTGCCGCGTGACGCCGCCAAGCGTCCGTCGAAGCCGACGCGCTGA